The Planctomycetota bacterium genome includes the window CCAGCACGTTGCCGAACGCGGGCGAGACGGTCGGACCCGGCGCCTCGACGACCTGCGTCTCCTTGGTGACCGGAACCGCGGGGCCCTTGGGCTTCGAGGGCGGACGACGTGGCGTCACGCCATCGCCGGTCTTCGTCGCGGGCGGCACGGCGGCAGCGTCGGGTTTCACCGGCAGCGTCTGGCAGCAGACGAGCAGGGAGAGAATCAGTGCGGTCATCGGAGGAATCCTTATGGAAAAGTTCATCAGGCTTTGAAGTTCATGATTCGAAGATCGGCACGGCCGGCAAACCTACCGCCGCGCCCGCAGCGAGGCCGCCGCGGTGACCACCTCGGCGACCAGCGCCGTGTCCTCGGGCAGATTGTGCTTTCCATAGGCATCGCAGGGCGGGATGATTCGCACGCCGATGGCGTGGAGTTCGCCCAGGGCCTTGACCAGAATCGAATTGTGCATGGAACCATGCATGGTTGGCGCCACCAGGACCTTCGCCCGGCCCTGTTCCATCCGCCCGATGGCCGAGGCGAGCGTCGCCCCGACGGCGCCCTCGGCAATGCCGTGGGCCATGCGGCCGATGGTGGCCGCAGTGGCGGGCGCCACCAGGTAGACGTCGAAGGGTGCGTCATCGGAAAGATGCTCCGAATCCGCCGTGAGTCGCGCGATCACCGGATGCGTGGTGCTCCACGCCAGCGCCTCCTCGGCCACGAAGCGAAGCGACTCCTCGGTGCAGAACGCGGTCACCGAGGCGCCCTGTCGGCGGAGGGCGCGGGCCAGCATCGGCGTGCGCATCGCGGCGATTCCGCCCGTCACCAGCAGCGCCACGCGCACGCCGTCCAGCGCGTCGCTCTCCCGGACGATCTCGCGGTCGCCCAAGTCGCTCGGCGTGGGAGGTGGAAAGTCGAATGATTCCATCGGGTCATTCTAACGCGGTCGGCGCGGAGTCCGGACGCGCCGCAATTCCCATTCGGCGCCGATGCCGCATCCGTTCGCCGCTATCTTCGGGCCATGTGCGGCACCCGGCCCTCCCATGACGGTGATCATGCCCAGAGCGCGCCGGACTCCGGCGCCTGGTGGCGCGGCGAGCTGATGGTGCCGATCGTCGCGGGCCTGTTCCTTCTGCTCGCGTGGATCATGCACCATGAATGGATTCCGTCGAACCGCGCCATCTTCTGGGGCTGCCTTGGCGTGGTCTACCTGGTGGCGGGGTGGAACGCCTTTCTCGCCGGGCTTCGGCTGATGCTCAAGGGCCGGCTCGACGTCGATTTTCTCATGGTGGTCGCGGCGCTCGCGGCGGCCTGGATCGGCGAGGGAGTCGACGGCGGGCTGCTGCTCTTCCTGTTCTCGCTGGGCAACGCGCTGGAGCACTACGCCATGGGCCAGTCGCGCAAGGCGATCCGCGCCCTGGGCAAGCTGGCCCCCCGCTTTGCCAAGGTGAAGCGCGGCGATCAGGAAGTCGAGGCGCCCATCGAGGAGCTGGTGGTCGGCGACGTGGTCGTGGTACGGCCCGGCGAGCGCCTGCCCGCCGACGGAGTCATCCTGGCGGGAAGCGGCAGCATTGATCAAAGCCCGATCACCGGCGAAAGCGTTCCGGTCGACAAGGATGTGGACGATGAGGTCTTCGCCGGAACCGTCAATGGCGACGGGAGCCTGGAGATCCGAGTCTCGCGTCCGAGCACGGAGTCGACGATGGCGCGCATGATCCTGCTGGTGGAGGATGCGCAGCATCAGAAGGGGCGCACGCAGCGCGCCGCCGAGGCCTTTACCCGCGTCTATGTTCCCTGCGTCGTGGCGGGCACCATCGCGGCGATCTTCGTGCCGTCGCAGCTCGGCTGGCTGCCCTTCGACCAATCGCTGCTGCGGGCCATCGCCATGCTGGTCGGCGCCAGTCCCTGCGCGCTGGCGATCAGCACTCCCGCCGCGGTCCTCTCCGGCGTCGCCCGCGCCGCCCGCTCCGGCGTGCTGATCAAGGGCGGCCTGCACCTCGAGGGGCTGGCGACCATCCGCGCCATTGCCATGGACAAGACCGGCACGCTGACCAATGGGCGCCCGCAAATCGTGGGCGTGTTCCTGGCCGAGGGCGTCGACGAGCGGCGGCTTCTGGAGGCGGCCTCCGCGATCGAGCAGCGCAGCGAGCATCCGATCGCCAAGGCCATCGTGCGCGCCGCCGAGGCGAAGCAGATCCGCGTGGCGCCCGCGGAGAACGTGGCCGCGATCAAGGGCAAGGGCGTCTCCGGAAGCGTCGCCGGCCGCGTGATCCAGGTCGGCTCGGCGCGGCTGATGCTTGAGCAGGGCGCGGCGCTTCCGGAGGCGATGAAGTCCGAGCTGGCGCGGCACGACACCGAGGGCCACACAGTGGTCGTCCTGAGCCTCGAGGAGAAGGTCCTGGGGTTCATCGCGCTGGCCGACCGTCCGCGGGCCGAGGCCGCCGAGGCCATCCGCCTTCTGCACGAGCTGCAGGTGCGACCCATCGTCATGCTCACCGGCGACCGCAAGGGAGTTGCCCAGGCCATTGCCCGCGACGTGGGCGTGGACGAGGTCGAGGCGGAGCTGCTGCCCGAGGACAAGATCAACCGCGTGAAGGCGCTGCTCGACAAGCACCATGCCATTGCCATGGTGGGCGACGGGGTGAACGACGCGCCGGCGCTGGCGATGGCCACGGTCGGCATCGCGATGGGACGCGGCGGCACCGATGTGGCGCTGGAGGCTGCGGACATCGCCCTGATGGCGGACGACCTGCAGCGCATCCCCTTCGCGATCGCCCTGGCCCGCTTCGCGCGGCGGGTGATCCGCCAGAACGTGGCGGTCAGCATGGGCATGGTCTTCATCCTGATCCCGCTGGCCCTCAGCGGTGCGATCGGCACCACGCTCGCGGTCATTATGCATGAGGGCAGCACGGTCGCTGTCGTCATCAACGGGCTGCGCCTGCTCGCCTTCCGCGAGCCTCGCCACGCGACTCCCAAGTCTCAGTAGTTCGGGTTGTAGATCTTGCTGCGCACGAAGGCGTCAATGTCCTTCGGCCGCTCGATGCCGGCCAATCCCTGGTCGAAGATCAATGTGGCCACCGCGACGGCTTCCTTCACCAGGGTCGGATGGATCTCCGCGACCGGCGGATAGATCAGACCGACCTGCAGGTCCTCGTCGGTGACCTGCGCCGCCAGGCTCTCGGCGGCGCGGAGGAACATGTCGTCGGTCACGCGCCGCGCCTCGGTCGCATACACGGCGAGCCCGATCGCGGGATAGATGTAGACGTTGTTGCCCTGACCCGGCACGAAGAGCTTTCCCTGGTAGTGGAAGGGCGGGAAGGGGCTGCCGGCGGCGAAGATCGCCCGCCCCTGCGAGTGCTCGATCGCGTCGCGGGCGGTGCATTCGCTTTTGCTGGTCGGATTGGAATAGGGAAAGATGATCGGCCGCACGTTGATCCGCGCCATCGCGGCCAGCACCTCCGGAGTGAAGGCGTTGGCGACCGTGCTCACGCCGATCAGGGCCGTGGGCTTGATCGACTCCACCACGGAAAGCAAGTCGCGCGCCGGCGGGTTGGCATGGGCGTAGCGCCGCTGCTGCTCGCTGATTCCCGGCGTTTCAGAGGTGACGAGTCCCTTGGAGTTCATCAGGAAGCAGCGCTTCAGGGCCTCCGCCTCGGGCAGCCCCTCGCGCGTCATCTGCAGCACGCAGAGATCCGCAATGCCGATGGCGGCGCTGCCCGCGCCGTAGAAGAGCAGCCGCTGCTCGCGGACCCGGCTCTTGATGATGCGGCAGGCGCCGAAGAGTCCGGCCACCGCCACCGCGGCCGTGCCCTGGATGTCGTCGTTGAAGCAGCACACCCGGTTGCGGTGCCGCTGGAGCAGCGGGATGGCGGTCTTGTTGGTGAAGTCCTCGAACTGGATGCAGCAGTGGGGAAAGACTTCCTGCACCGCGTCCACGAATTCGTCGACGAAGGAGGTGTACTCGTCGCCGGTGATGCGCCGCTGCCGAAGCCCGGGATAGAGCGGGTCCTCGAGGAAAGTCGCGTTGTTCGTGCCCACGTCCAGCGTCACCGGAAGCGTGACCCAGGGCGGCACGCCGCCGACGCCGGCGTAGAGGGCCAGCTTGCCGATCGGAATCCCCATGCCGCAGACCCCCTGGTCGCCAAGCCCGAGGATGCGCTCGCCGTCGGTGACCACGATGAAGCGGACGTCCTTTTCGGGCCAGTTGCGCAGCACCTCCTTCATCCGTCCCCGGCGCTTCAGGCTGATGTAGAGCCCGCGCGGCCGGCGCATGATGTGGCCGAACTGCTGGCAGGCCT containing:
- a CDS encoding heavy metal translocating P-type ATPase; this encodes MCGTRPSHDGDHAQSAPDSGAWWRGELMVPIVAGLFLLLAWIMHHEWIPSNRAIFWGCLGVVYLVAGWNAFLAGLRLMLKGRLDVDFLMVVAALAAAWIGEGVDGGLLLFLFSLGNALEHYAMGQSRKAIRALGKLAPRFAKVKRGDQEVEAPIEELVVGDVVVVRPGERLPADGVILAGSGSIDQSPITGESVPVDKDVDDEVFAGTVNGDGSLEIRVSRPSTESTMARMILLVEDAQHQKGRTQRAAEAFTRVYVPCVVAGTIAAIFVPSQLGWLPFDQSLLRAIAMLVGASPCALAISTPAAVLSGVARAARSGVLIKGGLHLEGLATIRAIAMDKTGTLTNGRPQIVGVFLAEGVDERRLLEAASAIEQRSEHPIAKAIVRAAEAKQIRVAPAENVAAIKGKGVSGSVAGRVIQVGSARLMLEQGAALPEAMKSELARHDTEGHTVVVLSLEEKVLGFIALADRPRAEAAEAIRLLHELQVRPIVMLTGDRKGVAQAIARDVGVDEVEAELLPEDKINRVKALLDKHHAIAMVGDGVNDAPALAMATVGIAMGRGGTDVALEAADIALMADDLQRIPFAIALARFARRVIRQNVAVSMGMVFILIPLALSGAIGTTLAVIMHEGSTVAVVINGLRLLAFREPRHATPKSQ
- a CDS encoding NAD-dependent malic enzyme; translated protein: MQGSDLLHDPRLTKATAFTEAEREKWGLIGLLPDGIETSETHLRRVKTQLGHCTSPLEKYVYLAELADRNERLFYMLLRAEPEDLMPIVYTPTVGEACQQFGHIMRRPRGLYISLKRRGRMKEVLRNWPEKDVRFIVVTDGERILGLGDQGVCGMGIPIGKLALYAGVGGVPPWVTLPVTLDVGTNNATFLEDPLYPGLRQRRITGDEYTSFVDEFVDAVQEVFPHCCIQFEDFTNKTAIPLLQRHRNRVCCFNDDIQGTAAVAVAGLFGACRIIKSRVREQRLLFYGAGSAAIGIADLCVLQMTREGLPEAEALKRCFLMNSKGLVTSETPGISEQQRRYAHANPPARDLLSVVESIKPTALIGVSTVANAFTPEVLAAMARINVRPIIFPYSNPTSKSECTARDAIEHSQGRAIFAAGSPFPPFHYQGKLFVPGQGNNVYIYPAIGLAVYATEARRVTDDMFLRAAESLAAQVTDEDLQVGLIYPPVAEIHPTLVKEAVAVATLIFDQGLAGIERPKDIDAFVRSKIYNPNY